In one Gammaproteobacteria bacterium genomic region, the following are encoded:
- a CDS encoding DMT family transporter has product MPPKPTTAGHADRSYVFGVTLVLISIGFWSTAGLFARLIKTDVWTMLFWRCLFGGLSIVLWLAIDAARNKKRLIVPLGAPGFALAFITAGSIIVFINSFMHASVAEVSVIYATLPLVAAAIAWLWLREKPTAGTVAASAASLVGIGIMMQGSALTGSLLGDVLAFVMTICMAFITVISRRYPATPVVHAMALAGFIAAAVTLPLAVDPWSLDAETLGLLIAFGILNVGGGFAIYSYGARLIPSSHAALLSLLDAPLAPIWVYVFVDEVPTQATIIGGSIILLTVVWHQLALLRQSRKRRDITIGLP; this is encoded by the coding sequence GTGCCACCTAAACCGACCACCGCCGGTCATGCCGATCGTAGTTACGTCTTCGGCGTTACGCTCGTGCTCATATCCATCGGCTTCTGGAGTACCGCCGGCCTATTCGCGCGCCTCATCAAGACCGACGTTTGGACCATGTTATTTTGGCGCTGCTTGTTCGGCGGTCTATCGATTGTGCTGTGGCTGGCGATCGACGCGGCGCGCAACAAAAAGCGCTTGATCGTTCCGCTCGGTGCACCGGGCTTTGCACTGGCATTCATCACCGCCGGCAGCATCATCGTCTTCATCAATTCCTTCATGCATGCCAGCGTCGCCGAGGTTTCCGTGATCTATGCGACGCTGCCGTTGGTGGCCGCCGCCATTGCCTGGCTATGGCTGCGCGAAAAGCCGACGGCCGGCACTGTCGCCGCCAGTGCCGCTAGTCTCGTCGGTATCGGTATCATGATGCAGGGATCGGCACTAACCGGCTCGTTGCTCGGTGATGTCTTGGCATTCGTAATGACGATCTGCATGGCATTCATCACGGTGATCTCGCGCCGGTATCCGGCGACGCCGGTGGTGCATGCGATGGCGCTGGCCGGATTCATCGCCGCCGCGGTGACACTACCGTTGGCCGTTGACCCATGGTCGCTTGATGCTGAAACGCTCGGATTACTGATCGCCTTTGGCATCCTCAATGTCGGCGGCGGCTTCGCTATTTATAGCTACGGTGCTCGGCTGATCCCGTCGTCGCACGCGGCGTTGTTAAGCCTGCTCGATGCGCCGCTCGCACCGATCTGGGTGTACGTATTCGTCGACGAGGTGCCTACCCAGGCCACTATTATCGGCGGCTCGATTATTCTGCTGACGGTGGTCTGGCATCAACTGGCGTTGCTGCGTCAATCGCGCAAGCGGCGCGACATCACCATCGGCCTACCGTAG